One window of the Granulicella arctica genome contains the following:
- a CDS encoding YbaB/EbfC family nucleoid-associated protein, which produces MDFSDLGKMKEMMSQAKQMQEEMEQKLASTVVEATSGGGVVTVKMNGKKEVLKLKIDPTVMGSSASDLELLEDLIIAAMNEAGRRADQAMQSSVKGMMGGLNLPDLPGLN; this is translated from the coding sequence ATGGACTTTTCCGACCTCGGCAAGATGAAAGAAATGATGTCCCAGGCCAAGCAGATGCAGGAGGAGATGGAGCAGAAGCTCGCCTCCACCGTCGTCGAAGCCACCTCCGGCGGAGGCGTCGTCACCGTCAAGATGAACGGCAAGAAGGAAGTTCTCAAGCTCAAGATCGACCCCACCGTCATGGGCAGCTCCGCCAGCGATCTCGAACTCCTCGAAGACCTCATCATCGCCGCCATGAACGAAGCCGGCCGCCGCGCCGATCAGGCCATGCAATCCTCCGTAAAGGGCATGATGGGCGGCCTCAACCTACCCGACCTCCCTGGCCTCAACTAG